One region of Zingiber officinale cultivar Zhangliang chromosome 7B, Zo_v1.1, whole genome shotgun sequence genomic DNA includes:
- the LOC122006460 gene encoding (DL)-glycerol-3-phosphatase 2-like — translation MNRGFNWASVFSLCGDPSYFWCFRRAVAGRHIARSSGVRLGSCSSLVEGRAHTGGDLAMANSHLAAALPRVRVPITHVIFDMDGLLLDTEPFYTVVQEKILARFGKTFDWSLKAKMMGRKATESAQIFVKECGLEGLLTPEGFLEEREGMLQDLFPSCQLLPGVKRLVNHLHSNGIPMGVATGSHKRHFALKTQNHGEIFALMHHVVMGDDPEVKKGKPSPDIFLAAAKRFEGTIDDPSKILVFEDAPTGVAAAKNAGMSVVMVPDAQLDVSHQREADQVLTSLSDFNPSEWGLPPFEC, via the exons ATGAATCGGGGGTTTAATTGGGCCTCTGTCTTCTCGCTCTGCGGCGACCCTTCCTATTTCTGGTGTTTTCGTCGCGCCGTCGCCGGGCGCCACATCGCCCGCTCCTCCGGTGTCCGTCTCGGATCCTGCAGCTCTCTCGTCGAAGGTCGCGCTCACACAGGAGGAGATCTGGCCATGGCGAACTCGCACCTCGCGGCTGCTCTCCCACGCGTTCGGGTCCCCATCACCCACGTTATCTTCGACATGGATGGCCTCCTCCTCG ACACGGAGCCGTTCTACACGGTGGTTCAGGAGAAGATCCTGGCAAGGTTCGGAAAGACCTTCGACTGGTCGCTCAAGGCGAAGATGATGGGGAGGAAGGCCACCGAGTCCGCCCAAATCTTTGTCAAGGAATGTGGCCTCGAAGGCCTCCTCACCCCCGAGGGATTCCTTGAAGAGAGAGAAGGAATGCTGCAGGACCTCTTCCCGTCGTGCCAGCTCTTGCCCG GTGTCAAACGTCTTGTGAATCATCTACATTCTAATGGAATACCTATGGGTGTTGCAACAGG ATCTCACAAGCGGCACTTTGCACTGAAGACGCAAAATCATGGAGAAATATTCGCTTTGATGCACCATGTGGTCATGGGCGATGATCCAGAAGTAAAGAAAGGCAAACCATCTCCTGATATATTTCTTGCTGCTGCAAAGAGATTTGAG GGAACGATCGACGACCCAAGTAAGATCCTAGTGTTTGAGGATGCACCAACAGGAGTAGCTGCAGCCAAAAATGCTGGGAT GTCTGTGGTTATGGTACCAGATGCTCAGCTGGATGTTTCTCATCAAAGAGAAGCCGATCAGGTTCTTACTTCGCTCTCGGATTTCAATCCGTCAGAGTGGGGATTGCCACCATTTGAATGTTGA
- the LOC122006461 gene encoding transcription factor bHLH146-like, producing MEEKQRSKRKRACSSEPNAVVHASFLYRYIGYLLPALAKATGNASSRRQIEDQKLKSTVRFEVDMALALSANGFKWSRALRHKLERRKVEIPLITSESQQLPMFLATTTIPRSLAFVNPTRPKSLSRRSYMSLIRVEDEYSQRVRALRKILPGGSEMCLSELLYEVKSYMVYLQLQVNILKSLVEAH from the coding sequence ATGGAAGAGAAGCAGAGAAGCAAGAGGAAGAGGGCCTGTTCATCAGAACCAAATGCTGTAGTCCATGCAAGTTTTCTGTATAGATACATTGGCTATCTCCTCCCTGCTTTGGCCAAAGCCACTGGCAATGCTAGTTCTCGCCGCCAAATCGAAGACCAAAAGCTCAAAAGCACAGTTAGGTTTGAAGTCGACATGGCACTGGCTCTCTCTGCCAATGGCTTTAAGTGGAGCCGTGCCCTGAGGCACAAGCTTGAGCGTCGCAAAGTTGAGATCCCCTTGATCACTTCAGAGAGCCAGCAGCTTCCTATGTTTCTAGCCACCACAACGATTCCCAGGTCACTGGCATTTGTGAATCCAACAAGGCCAAAAAGTTTGAGCAGAAGAAGCTACATGAGCCTGATCAGAGTTGAGGATGAGTACAGCCAGCGTGTGAGAGCTCTGAGGAAGATTTTGCCAGGTGGGAGTGAGATGTGCCTCAGTGAGTTGCTATATGAAGTGAAGAGCTACATGGTTTACCTGCAACTGCAAGTTAACATTCTCAAATCTCTCGTAGAAGCCCACTGA
- the LOC122004606 gene encoding D-3-phosphoglycerate dehydrogenase 3, chloroplastic-like: MAAAAAIKSLLRPSATSPDFSALLPLSASSSASCVSFRSSGFQPSFLGIRLADPAHPTIPALRIRSAGRGLRIEAAARPTILVAEKLGEAGLALLREFANVDCSYNLSPEELCVKISLCDALIVRSGTKVTREVFEASKGRLKVVGRAGVGIDNVDLQAATESGCLVVNAPTANTVAAAEHGIALLTAMARNVAQADASMKAGKWQRNKYVGVSLVGKTLAVMGFGKVGSEVARRAKGLGMQVIAHDPYAPADRARAIGVELVSFDEAISTAD, encoded by the exons atggccgccgccgccgctatCAAATCCCTCCTCCGCCCCTCCGCCACATCACCGGATTTCTCCGCCCTCCTTCCCCTCTCCGCTTCCTCCTCTGCGTCGTGTGTCTCCTTCCGGTCCTCCGGCTTTCAACCCTCCTTCCTCGGCATCCGCCTCGCCGACCCCGCGCATCCGACGATCCCCGCGCTCCGGATCCGAAGTGCGGGAAGGGGACTTCGCATCGAGGCCGCAGCGAGGCCCACTATTCTGGTGGCCGAGAAGCTTGGGGAGGCCGGGCTGGCTCTGCTACGGGAGTTCGCCAACGTGGATTGCTCTTACAACCTCTCGCCTGAGGAACTCTGCGTCAAGATCTCTCTCTGCGACGCGCTGATCGTGCGAAGCGGGACGAAGGTGACGCGGGAAGTGTTCGAGGCCTCCAAGGGGCGGCTCAAAGTGGTCGGCAGGGCCGGGGTGGGCATCGACAATGTGGATCTTCAAGCTGCCACGGAGAGCGGGTGCCTCGTTGTCAATGCGCCGACCGCAAACACAGTCGCAGCAGCTGAGCATGGGATAGCGCTTCTTACTGCAATGGCAAGAAACGTCGCTCAGGCTGACGCCTCGATGAAAGCTG GCAAATGGCAGCGCAACAAATATGTTGGTGTCTCTCTGGTAGGGAAGACACTGGCGGTGATGGGATTTGGAAAAGTTGGTTCAGAAGTTGCCAGACGTGCAAAAGGACTTGGGATGCAAGTGATTGCTCATGATCCTTATGCACCTGCTGATAGAGCCCGTGCTATTGGAGTGGAACTTGTATCATTTGATGAAGCCATCTCTACTGCTGAT